One Leptolyngbya sp. 'hensonii' DNA segment encodes these proteins:
- a CDS encoding sugar transferase codes for MKTDIRAPGQFNFRQTPAWEWQLVVILLLSDILALALAWRLAAHLNRFYSPLPSELNWGHWLGLPGLFWVFAGLTLFLFAQGELYRASTQWKNYIRAGQLVTLVYLLSLVVSYFYDPKLDAPRSLFFSAWFTSVGFVVGFRMMATLLLRQFRPLQVPVFLIAPSDRLNTLARTLAVRSHYRIVGAALATLANSPITLQNIRASGAREVLAEQLPDTVLASTLYWQLRKCGITLRLIPSSLETLHRRGTPEVCAGLPTLRMAAPFPLLNGLDYRLKRCLDFVCALLGLIGLAPLLMGVAIAIGLSSPGPVFFRQERIGLHGRVFQVWKFRTMISGAAAMQTELEAKNQSKDGVLFKIKDDPRVTPLGHFLRRTSLDELPQLFNVLLGQMSLVGPRPLPLRDVERFDTWHHIRHQVLPGMTGLWQVSGRSEIDDFGDAVRLDLYYIDNWSLNLDLDILVETLRIVLFGKGAY; via the coding sequence ATGAAGACAGATATTCGCGCCCCTGGCCAGTTCAATTTTCGTCAGACTCCTGCCTGGGAATGGCAACTGGTGGTTATCCTGCTGCTGAGCGATATTCTGGCTCTGGCTCTGGCTTGGCGATTAGCAGCCCATCTAAATCGGTTTTATTCCCCCCTGCCCTCTGAATTGAATTGGGGACACTGGTTGGGATTGCCCGGGCTATTCTGGGTCTTTGCCGGATTGACCCTATTTCTATTTGCCCAAGGAGAGTTATATCGGGCATCTACCCAGTGGAAAAACTACATTCGAGCTGGTCAACTGGTCACCCTGGTCTATCTACTCTCCCTGGTGGTGAGTTACTTCTACGACCCGAAACTGGATGCCCCCCGATCGCTGTTTTTCTCAGCCTGGTTCACCAGCGTTGGCTTTGTGGTCGGCTTTCGCATGATGGCCACCCTACTCCTGCGGCAATTTCGTCCTCTGCAGGTGCCGGTATTTTTGATCGCCCCATCAGACCGTCTCAACACCCTGGCCCGCACCCTGGCAGTTCGATCGCACTACCGAATTGTCGGGGCTGCCCTGGCCACCCTGGCCAATTCCCCCATTACCCTCCAGAACATCCGCGCCAGTGGGGCCAGGGAAGTCCTGGCTGAGCAACTCCCGGATACGGTGCTGGCTTCCACCCTATACTGGCAACTGCGTAAGTGCGGCATCACCTTGCGACTGATCCCCTCCAGCCTGGAGACCCTGCATCGACGGGGAACGCCAGAGGTCTGTGCTGGCCTGCCCACCCTGCGGATGGCAGCCCCGTTTCCCCTCCTGAATGGCCTCGACTATCGGTTAAAGCGTTGCCTGGATTTTGTCTGTGCTCTGTTGGGATTGATCGGGCTAGCTCCATTGCTGATGGGGGTGGCGATCGCCATTGGGCTCAGTTCCCCCGGGCCAGTCTTCTTTCGCCAGGAACGGATCGGGCTGCATGGCCGCGTATTCCAGGTCTGGAAGTTCAGGACGATGATCTCCGGTGCAGCAGCAATGCAAACTGAGCTGGAGGCCAAAAATCAGAGTAAAGATGGGGTGCTGTTCAAAATCAAAGATGACCCTCGGGTGACACCATTGGGGCATTTTTTGCGGCGAACCAGTCTGGACGAACTGCCTCAACTTTTCAACGTGCTGTTGGGGCAGATGAGTCTGGTCGGTCCCCGGCCCCTCCCCCTGCGGGATGTGGAACGGTTCGACACCTGGCACCATATTCGCCATCAGGTGTTGCCGGGAATGACCGGTCTGTGGCAAGTGTCTGGACGATCGGAAATCGATGATTTCGGAGATGCAGTTCGTCTGGATCTTTACTACATTGATAACTGGTCCCTCAACCTGGACCTAGACATTCTGGTTGAAACCCTACGGATCGTTCTATTTGGGAAGGGGGCTTATTGA